From a region of the Desulfuromonas sp. KJ2020 genome:
- the grxC gene encoding glutaredoxin 3: protein MKKVEIYTKNYCPYCHRAKELLRIKGIPFIEYDVTADVEKEREMQQRSGARTVPQIFVAGTGLGGCSELFELDEKGELDQLLGLKPPRNGSS from the coding sequence ATGAAAAAAGTGGAAATCTACACGAAAAATTACTGCCCTTACTGTCACCGGGCCAAAGAACTGCTGCGCATCAAAGGGATTCCCTTTATCGAATACGACGTGACCGCTGACGTGGAAAAAGAGCGCGAAATGCAGCAACGCTCCGGAGCCCGCACCGTTCCCCAGATTTTTGTTGCGGGAACCGGCCTGGGAGGGTGCAGCGAACTCTTCGAGCTGGATGAAAAGGGGGAATTGGACCAGCTCCTTGGCCTTAAACCGCCCCGGAACGGATCTTCCTGA
- a CDS encoding bifunctional homocysteine S-methyltransferase/methylenetetrahydrofolate reductase: MSYLSQRSQLFLERLASEIIVGDGAMGTLLYARGVPLDANFEYLNLISPALIEQVHRDYAAAGAMLLETNTFGANALRLGTVGLEKKVGAINEAAARLARSAAGEARFVAGSVGPLIRPKGEQSELGAVEKTEIFRQQMEALADGGVDLFLLETFSSLDDLELAVGVGRSLGLPVVAQMAFVEEGRTREGGSAEEVARRLTAAGADVIGANCGSGPREILRVLERMGRVSNLPLSAFANSGFPQYVDGRYIYLATPEYFAAMGRDMVSVGASLLGGCCGTTPDHIRALAGAVAGLQPVAREPVSVEAAAPSPPAASPSAPGRTTFLAPWGHRPVVTVELDPPKGLQTDKILAGARVLAQAGVDAISLAENPLARIRMSNIALARLIQEETGVEAIVHVTGRDRNLIGLHSELMGAHHLGIRNVLAVTGDPVSVGNESGATSVFDLNSIGLLQLLGALNAGRNLLGADLGGRTDFLVGAAFNPNPASLDGQLRKLEKKIEAGARFVQTQPVYSVDILARLVERTAPYGIPVLVGILPLVSERNAEFLHNEVPGIVLPDSVRERMRGKTGEAGIQEGMEIAGELIAWGGGKVGGYYLMPPFGRVELAVELLRKIRSGAV; the protein is encoded by the coding sequence ATGAGTTATTTGTCCCAACGCAGCCAGTTGTTTCTCGAGCGTCTTGCCAGCGAAATCATCGTCGGTGATGGCGCCATGGGCACCCTGCTGTACGCCCGCGGGGTGCCGCTGGATGCCAATTTCGAATACCTCAATCTGATCAGTCCGGCCCTGATCGAGCAGGTCCACCGGGACTATGCCGCCGCCGGCGCCATGCTGCTGGAAACCAACACCTTTGGCGCCAACGCTCTACGGCTGGGGACGGTCGGACTGGAGAAGAAGGTAGGGGCCATCAACGAGGCGGCCGCGCGGCTGGCGCGGAGCGCTGCCGGCGAGGCGCGTTTCGTGGCCGGTTCCGTCGGCCCGCTCATTCGCCCCAAGGGGGAACAGAGTGAATTAGGGGCGGTCGAAAAGACTGAAATTTTTCGGCAGCAGATGGAAGCCCTGGCCGACGGTGGGGTCGACCTCTTTCTGCTCGAGACCTTTTCGTCCCTCGATGATCTGGAGCTGGCGGTCGGGGTTGGCCGCTCCCTGGGGTTGCCGGTGGTGGCCCAGATGGCCTTTGTCGAAGAGGGGCGCACGCGGGAAGGCGGTTCTGCCGAGGAGGTGGCCCGCCGCCTGACCGCGGCCGGCGCCGACGTCATCGGGGCCAATTGCGGCTCCGGGCCCCGTGAAATCCTGCGGGTGCTCGAGCGTATGGGCCGGGTGTCGAACCTGCCCCTGTCGGCCTTTGCCAATTCCGGCTTCCCCCAGTATGTCGACGGCCGTTATATCTATCTGGCGACCCCCGAATATTTCGCCGCCATGGGGCGGGACATGGTGTCCGTGGGGGCTTCTTTGCTCGGTGGCTGCTGCGGCACCACGCCGGATCATATCCGGGCCCTGGCCGGGGCCGTGGCCGGTCTTCAGCCGGTGGCGCGCGAGCCGGTGTCCGTTGAAGCGGCCGCGCCATCGCCCCCGGCAGCATCCCCGTCGGCACCGGGGCGAACGACCTTTCTCGCGCCCTGGGGGCACCGTCCGGTCGTCACGGTCGAGCTGGACCCGCCCAAAGGCCTGCAGACCGACAAAATCCTCGCCGGTGCCCGGGTGCTGGCCCAGGCGGGCGTCGACGCCATCAGTCTGGCGGAAAACCCGCTGGCCCGCATCCGCATGAGCAATATTGCCCTCGCGCGCCTCATTCAGGAGGAGACCGGTGTCGAGGCGATCGTCCACGTGACCGGGCGCGACCGTAACCTCATCGGGCTGCATTCCGAACTGATGGGGGCCCATCATCTCGGTATCCGCAACGTCCTGGCCGTGACCGGCGATCCGGTCTCCGTCGGCAACGAATCCGGCGCCACCAGCGTCTTTGATCTCAATTCCATCGGCCTTCTCCAGCTGCTCGGCGCCTTGAATGCCGGACGGAACCTGTTGGGGGCCGATTTGGGCGGCCGCACGGACTTCCTGGTCGGCGCCGCCTTCAATCCCAACCCGGCCAGTCTGGATGGGCAGTTGAGAAAGCTGGAAAAGAAGATCGAGGCCGGAGCCCGTTTCGTGCAGACGCAGCCGGTGTATTCTGTCGATATCCTGGCGCGTCTCGTCGAGCGCACGGCTCCTTATGGTATCCCGGTCCTGGTCGGCATTCTGCCCCTGGTCAGTGAGCGGAACGCCGAGTTCCTCCACAATGAAGTTCCGGGCATTGTTCTGCCTGATTCCGTACGCGAGCGGATGCGGGGCAAGACGGGAGAGGCGGGTATTCAGGAGGGGATGGAAATTGCCGGGGAGCTGATCGCCTGGGGTGGCGGAAAAGTGGGCGGCTATTATCTCATGCCGCCCTTTGGTCGGGTCGAGTTGGCCGTGGAGCTGCTCAGGAAGATCCGTTCCGGGGCGGTTTAA
- a CDS encoding DUF3365 domain-containing protein, which translates to MLQFKNLGLFTKISIIILLILLGFFSLFTFLNFRQQRAFIMGEAVEKARIVAFEAIRTREYLSSQLLEGGVELSRQRYGLVPVVASTRVGELVSRDLGYTIRQVSDRYRNANNAPDDFEVRVLELFRQRQNLQEHYDIVDMGGKKVFRYLHSFKADTSCLECHGDPAQAPDFIREMFPADTDKAYHYELGDVIGAASVSIPLDRLYRQIYANMGTDVLYSGGIFLALLIFLGALIRIAVTRPLARLGEVIREIIRTGRFDQKISRRGLDEIGLLVDSFNELNDHLREKTEHLEESEKRFRVLTETARDGIVSFLSNGQIILFNRRAEKMFGYSKREIIGVSVEKLIHEECTSLQGVGIAAYLKEEAGALVRSLHQVPGRKRDGGLFYLEVSLSVAESEGHLFYTAIVRERT; encoded by the coding sequence ATGCTTCAGTTCAAAAATCTGGGTCTGTTCACCAAGATCAGCATCATCATCCTGCTGATCCTGCTTGGTTTCTTCAGCCTGTTCACCTTTTTGAACTTCCGCCAGCAGCGGGCCTTCATTATGGGCGAAGCGGTGGAAAAAGCCCGGATCGTGGCTTTCGAGGCGATCCGGACCCGCGAGTACCTCTCCAGCCAGCTGCTGGAGGGTGGGGTCGAGCTGTCCCGGCAGCGCTATGGTCTGGTCCCCGTGGTGGCCTCGACCCGGGTGGGGGAGCTGGTGAGCCGCGACCTCGGCTACACCATCCGCCAGGTGTCCGATCGCTATCGCAATGCCAATAACGCCCCTGACGACTTCGAAGTTCGGGTCCTCGAACTCTTCCGCCAGCGGCAGAACCTGCAGGAGCATTATGATATCGTCGATATGGGCGGTAAAAAGGTCTTTCGCTACCTGCATTCCTTCAAGGCTGATACCAGCTGTCTGGAGTGCCACGGCGATCCTGCCCAGGCTCCCGATTTCATCCGGGAGATGTTCCCTGCCGACACGGACAAGGCCTACCACTATGAACTGGGCGACGTGATCGGCGCCGCCTCCGTCAGCATCCCCCTTGATCGTCTCTATCGGCAGATTTACGCCAATATGGGGACCGACGTCCTCTATTCCGGCGGCATTTTCCTGGCTCTGCTCATATTCCTCGGCGCCCTGATTCGCATTGCGGTAACACGGCCCCTGGCACGGCTGGGCGAGGTGATCCGGGAAATTATCCGCACGGGACGTTTCGACCAGAAGATATCGAGAAGAGGGCTGGACGAGATCGGCTTGCTGGTCGACAGCTTCAACGAGCTCAACGACCATCTGCGGGAGAAGACCGAGCACCTGGAAGAGTCGGAAAAGCGCTTCAGGGTACTGACGGAGACTGCCCGTGACGGCATCGTCTCGTTTTTGAGCAACGGCCAGATCATTCTGTTCAACCGCCGGGCGGAAAAGATGTTCGGCTACAGCAAGCGCGAGATTATCGGCGTCAGCGTAGAAAAGCTCATCCACGAGGAGTGTACGTCCCTGCAAGGGGTCGGTATCGCCGCCTATCTCAAGGAGGAGGCAGGAGCGCTGGTGCGCAGCCTGCATCAGGTGCCGGGTCGCAAGAGGGACGGCGGCCTGTTCTATCTGGAGGTCTCCCTCTCGGTCGCCGAATCGGAAGGCCACCTGTTCTACACGGCCATCGTCAGGGAGCGAACCTGA
- the rpe gene encoding ribulose-phosphate 3-epimerase has protein sequence MVKIAPSILSADFSRLGEEIAAIEHGGADYVHVDVMDGHFVPNLTIGPLVVEAARRSTALPLDVHLMIENPDRYIPQFAEAGADILTVHQEAVPHLHRTVQLIRSLGKKAGVSINPATPVSTLEVILEEVDLILVMSVNPGFGGQSFIPSALTKIEALRQLIDRRGLAVELEVDGGVKADNIRQVAAAGADVFVAGSAVFGTADYGATIALLKENAQSVVV, from the coding sequence ATGGTTAAGATTGCTCCTTCGATTCTGTCTGCCGATTTCTCCCGACTGGGAGAGGAAATTGCCGCCATCGAACACGGCGGTGCCGATTATGTGCACGTGGATGTGATGGACGGCCATTTCGTTCCCAATCTCACCATCGGCCCCCTGGTGGTGGAGGCGGCTCGCCGCTCCACTGCGCTCCCCCTCGACGTGCATCTGATGATCGAGAACCCCGACCGCTATATTCCCCAGTTCGCCGAAGCCGGCGCCGATATCCTGACGGTGCACCAGGAGGCGGTTCCCCATCTGCACCGTACCGTGCAGCTGATTCGCAGCCTGGGGAAAAAGGCGGGAGTGTCCATCAATCCGGCGACGCCCGTCTCGACCCTGGAGGTGATCCTGGAAGAGGTCGATCTTATTCTGGTCATGAGCGTCAATCCGGGGTTTGGTGGCCAGAGCTTCATTCCCTCTGCCCTGACCAAAATCGAGGCGCTGCGTCAGCTCATCGATCGACGCGGCCTGGCCGTCGAGCTGGAGGTTGATGGCGGGGTCAAGGCGGACAACATCCGTCAGGTCGCCGCGGCCGGCGCCGATGTCTTCGTGGCCGGCAGCGCCGTGTTCGGCACGGCCGATTACGGTGCCACCATCGCTCTGCTCAAGGAGAACGCCCAGTCGGTGGTTGTCTAG
- the rsmB gene encoding 16S rRNA (cytosine(967)-C(5))-methyltransferase RsmB, with product MPSSDPRKIALDILLRVEDGAYADLTLDAVLEKNPRLDPRDRGLATELVYGTLRQRGRLDFALSQLCKTPLKKIENKVLWLLRLGAYQILELDRIPASAAVNQAVELARGEKLERATGFINGILRNLARQRENIQWPDRTQKERAYLEHVLSVPRWLAELWIKDWGAAEAMVLAESMLEQPPFTLRVNTLRVDRDSFLEKMRAAGHEVRPCPYAPEGVVVTRRGSAPLAGQEEGWFQVQDEASMLVSHLLDVRPGQRLLDTCAAPGGKTTHLAALAKNDVRLLALDLHPQRVRLITEGAQRLGCEGIEAKAWDMSLFPDFLEKGSFDRVLVDAPCSGLGVLRRNPEIRWRRTPPDIQALADLQKSILSNAAMLVRPGGRLLYSLCTLTARETWGVVDRFLADHPEYVLEDLRQETPPAWAPLFDERGALRTTPARGGGMDAFFAARFVRQALP from the coding sequence GTGCCCTCATCCGATCCCCGCAAAATAGCGCTCGATATCCTGCTGCGCGTCGAAGACGGCGCCTATGCCGATCTGACCCTGGATGCCGTTTTGGAGAAAAATCCCCGGCTCGATCCTCGCGACCGGGGACTGGCCACCGAACTGGTCTATGGCACCCTCCGCCAGCGCGGGCGTCTCGATTTTGCCCTGTCCCAACTCTGTAAAACGCCACTCAAGAAGATCGAAAACAAGGTGCTCTGGCTGCTGCGGCTGGGGGCCTACCAGATTCTGGAGCTCGACCGCATTCCGGCCTCGGCTGCCGTCAACCAGGCCGTCGAGCTGGCCCGCGGCGAAAAGCTGGAGAGAGCCACGGGATTCATCAACGGCATTCTGCGCAACCTGGCGCGCCAGCGCGAGAACATTCAATGGCCCGACCGCACCCAAAAGGAAAGGGCCTACCTGGAGCACGTACTCTCCGTGCCCCGCTGGCTGGCGGAACTGTGGATAAAAGACTGGGGAGCCGCCGAGGCGATGGTCCTGGCCGAGAGCATGCTGGAGCAGCCCCCCTTCACGCTGCGGGTCAATACGCTGCGGGTGGACCGGGATTCGTTTCTGGAAAAGATGCGCGCCGCCGGCCATGAGGTGCGTCCCTGTCCGTACGCCCCCGAGGGGGTTGTCGTAACCCGCCGCGGCTCCGCTCCCCTGGCCGGCCAGGAGGAAGGGTGGTTCCAGGTGCAGGACGAGGCCAGCATGCTGGTCTCTCATCTGCTCGACGTCCGCCCGGGTCAGCGCCTGCTTGACACCTGTGCCGCCCCCGGCGGCAAAACGACCCACCTGGCGGCCCTGGCGAAAAACGATGTCCGCCTGCTGGCCCTGGATCTTCACCCCCAGCGCGTCCGGCTCATCACCGAAGGGGCGCAGAGGCTTGGGTGCGAGGGCATTGAGGCAAAAGCCTGGGATATGTCCCTTTTTCCGGACTTTCTGGAGAAGGGCAGTTTCGACCGTGTGCTGGTCGATGCCCCCTGCAGTGGTCTCGGCGTTTTGCGGCGCAACCCGGAAATCCGCTGGCGGCGTACGCCGCCGGATATCCAGGCCCTGGCGGATCTGCAAAAGAGCATTCTGAGCAATGCCGCGATGCTGGTGCGCCCCGGCGGTCGGCTGCTCTATTCCCTCTGTACCCTGACGGCCCGGGAAACCTGGGGCGTTGTCGACCGCTTTCTGGCCGACCATCCCGAGTACGTCCTTGAAGACCTGCGCCAGGAGACCCCGCCCGCCTGGGCGCCCCTCTTTGACGAGCGGGGCGCCTTGCGCACCACCCCGGCCCGCGGCGGGGGCATGGATGCCTTTTTCGCGGCCCGATTTGTACGTCAAGCGCTACCCTGA
- a CDS encoding DUF116 domain-containing protein → MRDACGQGKGFAPGKRLFIGLLAGVSGLVLVAAFLLWWVPSVGLRTLHPLLPVALGVVLSLLCLLIVGGLLLLVLTLLSGRDLFFSQRLRGIVIKYLFPAIIAVGRLVGIDRDSLQQSFIALNNQLVRSKKLRVPPEKALILLPHCIQLFDCAIKITGDVNKCVRCGRCDISGLAALAQQRGIDIAVATGGTLARKLIVEKRPRFILAVACERDLTSGIRDAYPLPVIGILNHRPEGPCFNTRIWLDEVEKALDEHVIAGAP, encoded by the coding sequence GTGCGTGATGCCTGTGGCCAGGGCAAAGGTTTCGCCCCCGGCAAGCGCCTCTTTATCGGCCTATTGGCCGGGGTCAGCGGCCTGGTTCTGGTGGCTGCCTTTTTGCTGTGGTGGGTTCCCAGCGTCGGTCTGCGCACCCTCCATCCGCTGCTGCCCGTCGCCCTCGGCGTGGTGCTGAGCCTGCTCTGCCTCCTCATCGTCGGCGGTCTGCTGCTGCTGGTCCTCACCCTGCTGAGCGGCCGGGATCTCTTCTTCTCCCAGCGGCTGCGGGGGATCGTCATCAAATATCTCTTCCCGGCCATCATCGCCGTGGGGCGCCTGGTGGGAATCGATCGCGACTCCCTGCAACAGTCCTTTATCGCCCTCAACAATCAGCTGGTGCGTTCCAAGAAGCTGCGGGTGCCCCCCGAGAAGGCGCTCATTCTGCTGCCCCACTGCATTCAGCTCTTCGACTGTGCCATAAAGATCACCGGGGATGTCAACAAATGCGTGCGCTGCGGGCGCTGCGACATCAGCGGGCTGGCCGCGCTGGCGCAGCAGCGGGGAATCGACATCGCCGTCGCCACCGGCGGTACACTGGCGCGCAAGCTCATCGTCGAGAAGCGGCCCCGCTTCATCCTGGCCGTCGCCTGCGAACGGGACCTGACCTCCGGTATCCGCGACGCCTACCCCCTGCCGGTCATCGGCATCCTCAACCACCGGCCCGAGGGACCCTGTTTCAATACGCGCATCTGGCTGGACGAGGTGGAAAAGGCACTGGACGAGCATGTCATCGCCGGCGCGCCTTGA
- the fmt gene encoding methionyl-tRNA formyltransferase: MGTPDFALPTLQGLIEAGVNLCAVFTQPDRAKGRGRKLAAPPVKELAIQHQIPVYQPEKLRSPDSVAVLQELAPDLIVVVAYGQILPKSVLDIPKYGCINVHASLLPRYRGAAPINMAIINGEKETGVTTMLMDVGLDTGDMLVKRATAIGPLETAGQLHDRLAVLGREAMEETLRQLCAGELKPEPQDDSQTCYASMMTKSDGRIDWAQNAETIHDLVRGLHPWPGAYTFLGGEMLKIADTLPHEEVEGLPGTIVSATERGILVSCGQRSLFIRSLQLPGKKWLSAAEFLRGRPLEPGVRLEL; encoded by the coding sequence ATGGGAACCCCTGATTTCGCCCTGCCCACGCTGCAGGGCCTCATCGAGGCGGGGGTAAACCTGTGCGCCGTCTTCACCCAGCCTGACCGGGCCAAGGGCCGTGGCCGCAAGCTGGCGGCACCGCCTGTGAAAGAACTGGCCATACAGCACCAGATCCCCGTCTATCAGCCGGAGAAACTCCGCAGCCCCGACTCCGTGGCTGTCCTGCAGGAGTTGGCCCCCGACCTCATCGTCGTGGTGGCCTATGGCCAGATTCTGCCCAAAAGCGTCCTCGATATTCCCAAATACGGCTGCATCAACGTGCATGCCTCCCTTTTGCCCCGCTATCGCGGCGCCGCGCCTATCAATATGGCCATCATCAATGGCGAGAAGGAGACGGGCGTCACCACCATGCTGATGGATGTCGGTCTCGATACCGGCGATATGCTCGTCAAGCGCGCGACTGCTATCGGCCCGCTGGAGACCGCCGGACAGCTCCATGACCGCCTGGCCGTCCTCGGCCGCGAGGCCATGGAAGAGACCCTGCGCCAGCTCTGCGCCGGCGAGCTCAAGCCCGAACCCCAGGATGACAGCCAGACCTGTTACGCCTCCATGATGACCAAAAGCGATGGCCGCATTGACTGGGCGCAGAACGCCGAGACCATTCACGACCTCGTGCGGGGACTGCATCCCTGGCCGGGGGCCTACACCTTTCTGGGCGGAGAGATGCTGAAGATCGCCGATACCCTCCCCCACGAGGAGGTGGAGGGACTGCCGGGCACCATCGTCTCGGCGACTGAACGCGGCATTCTCGTATCCTGTGGGCAGCGGTCTCTCTTTATCCGCTCCCTGCAGCTGCCGGGGAAAAAATGGTTGTCCGCCGCGGAGTTTCTGCGCGGCCGGCCCCTTGAACCCGGTGTCCGACTGGAGCTGTAA
- the def gene encoding peptide deformylase has product MALLPIRHYPDPVLKQKALPVETVTEELRTLARDMAETMYAAPGVGLAAPQVGVSKRLIVLDCAGSGEPPQLITAFNPQIVASEGESYEEEGCLSVPGYYSAIHRRAQVTVRFQDMEGRSVEMTAAGLLAIAFQHEIDHLDGVLFVDHLSPLKKGFFRKKYQKILEQMKEQL; this is encoded by the coding sequence ATGGCCTTACTTCCCATACGACATTATCCCGACCCCGTGCTGAAGCAAAAGGCCCTGCCGGTGGAGACGGTCACCGAGGAGCTGCGTACCCTGGCCCGCGATATGGCGGAAACGATGTACGCTGCGCCCGGCGTCGGGCTGGCCGCTCCGCAGGTCGGTGTTTCCAAGCGGCTGATCGTGCTGGACTGTGCCGGCAGCGGCGAACCTCCTCAGCTCATCACCGCCTTCAATCCCCAGATCGTCGCCAGCGAAGGCGAGTCCTACGAAGAGGAAGGCTGCCTGTCGGTGCCCGGCTATTACTCGGCCATTCATCGCCGGGCCCAGGTGACGGTGCGCTTCCAGGACATGGAGGGGCGTTCGGTGGAGATGACGGCCGCTGGCCTGTTGGCCATCGCCTTTCAGCACGAAATCGATCACCTGGACGGCGTCCTCTTCGTGGACCATCTCTCTCCCCTCAAAAAGGGTTTTTTCCGCAAGAAGTACCAGAAAATACTGGAACAGATGAAGGAGCAACTGTGA
- the sucD gene encoding succinate--CoA ligase subunit alpha translates to MSILVNKDSKIVVQGITGKAGLFHTKQCREYGTQIVAGVTPGKGGIHVEGIPVFDTMEEAVRVTRANVSLIFVPPPGAADAILEACASNVELAICITEGVPIKDMVTAKRVVDDSRTLLVGPNCPGVITPGECKVGIMPGYIHKPGKIGVVSRSGTLTYEAVKQLTDAGLGQSTCVGIGGDPIIGMKFIDVLKRFNDDPDTEGVFMIGEIGGGAEEDAAAWISEHMKKPVAAFIAGVTAPPGKRMGHAGAIITGGKGKAKDKIAALKEVGVVVAESPTRMGEAMAAAMGAKKK, encoded by the coding sequence ATGTCCATTCTGGTCAATAAGGATTCAAAAATCGTCGTGCAGGGGATCACCGGCAAAGCCGGCCTCTTTCATACCAAGCAATGCCGGGAATACGGCACCCAGATCGTAGCCGGCGTCACGCCGGGGAAGGGTGGCATCCACGTCGAAGGGATTCCCGTATTCGATACCATGGAGGAAGCGGTTCGCGTCACCCGCGCCAACGTCTCCCTGATTTTCGTGCCGCCGCCGGGAGCGGCCGATGCCATCCTGGAAGCCTGTGCCAGCAATGTCGAGCTGGCCATCTGTATCACCGAGGGTGTGCCCATCAAGGATATGGTCACGGCTAAGCGTGTCGTGGACGACAGCCGCACCCTGCTGGTCGGGCCCAACTGCCCGGGGGTGATCACCCCCGGCGAATGCAAGGTCGGCATCATGCCGGGCTATATTCACAAGCCGGGCAAGATCGGTGTCGTTTCCCGCAGCGGCACCCTGACCTACGAGGCGGTCAAGCAGCTGACCGACGCCGGCCTGGGGCAGTCGACCTGCGTCGGCATCGGTGGCGATCCCATCATCGGCATGAAGTTCATCGATGTGCTCAAACGCTTCAATGACGACCCGGATACGGAAGGGGTATTCATGATCGGGGAGATCGGCGGCGGCGCCGAAGAGGACGCGGCCGCATGGATAAGCGAGCACATGAAAAAGCCGGTGGCGGCTTTTATCGCCGGCGTCACGGCGCCCCCCGGCAAACGCATGGGCCACGCCGGCGCTATCATCACCGGCGGCAAGGGCAAGGCCAAGGACAAGATTGCCGCCCTCAAGGAGGTCGGCGTCGTGGTGGCGGAGAGCCCGACCCGCATGGGGGAGGCGATGGCCGCCGCCATGGGAGCCAAAAAGAAGTAG
- the sucC gene encoding ADP-forming succinate--CoA ligase subunit beta, translated as MNIHEYQAKEILGSFDIPVPRGRVALTADQVERAAKMMGGTCVVKAQIYAGGRGKAGGVQLVHHPEQAHEIAKELFGKRLVTPQTGPEGLKVRRILVEEAVGIAREFYLSITLDRSTSRYCLIASAEGGVDIEETAAKAPDKIFKLTIDPYTGLRPYQARKIALALGLTGSLSEDCVNLILNLYRCVLEKDCSLVEINPLVVTRAGWLLAMDAKINFDDNAIFRHWEYHDLMDYSQLDPLEISAGKFDLAYIKLTGNIGCMVNGAGLAMATLDVLKENGGEPANFLDVGGGATREKVAEAFKIILQDRDVQAVFVNIFGGIMRCDVIAQGIIEAASEVHCTLPIVVRMDGSQVEEGKKLLVESGLNVQCVDFLGDGAAAIVQMLAEARPENA; from the coding sequence ATGAACATTCACGAGTACCAGGCCAAGGAAATTCTCGGCAGTTTCGACATTCCCGTGCCCCGGGGGCGCGTGGCCCTGACGGCAGATCAGGTGGAACGGGCTGCCAAGATGATGGGTGGAACCTGCGTGGTCAAGGCCCAGATCTATGCGGGCGGGCGCGGCAAGGCCGGGGGGGTGCAGCTGGTGCACCATCCGGAGCAGGCCCACGAGATCGCCAAGGAGCTGTTCGGCAAGCGGCTGGTGACGCCGCAGACCGGTCCCGAGGGACTCAAGGTGCGACGCATCCTCGTGGAAGAGGCCGTGGGTATCGCCCGGGAATTCTATCTCTCCATCACCCTCGATCGCAGTACCTCCCGCTACTGTCTCATCGCTTCGGCCGAGGGGGGCGTCGATATCGAGGAGACGGCGGCCAAGGCTCCCGATAAGATCTTCAAGCTGACCATCGACCCCTACACCGGCCTGCGCCCCTACCAGGCGCGCAAGATCGCCCTGGCGCTGGGCCTGACGGGGAGCCTGAGCGAGGACTGCGTTAATCTGATCCTCAATCTCTATCGCTGCGTGCTGGAGAAGGACTGCTCCCTGGTGGAGATCAACCCCCTGGTGGTGACGCGGGCGGGCTGGCTGCTGGCCATGGACGCCAAGATCAATTTTGACGACAATGCCATCTTCCGCCACTGGGAATACCACGACCTCATGGATTACTCCCAGCTTGACCCTCTGGAAATCAGCGCCGGCAAGTTCGACCTCGCCTACATCAAGCTCACCGGCAATATCGGCTGCATGGTCAACGGGGCCGGCCTGGCCATGGCGACCCTCGACGTGCTCAAGGAGAACGGCGGCGAGCCCGCCAATTTTCTCGATGTGGGCGGCGGCGCCACCCGCGAAAAGGTGGCCGAGGCCTTCAAGATCATCCTGCAGGACCGGGATGTGCAGGCGGTGTTCGTCAACATCTTTGGCGGCATCATGCGCTGCGACGTCATCGCCCAGGGCATCATCGAAGCCGCCTCGGAGGTACACTGCACCCTGCCCATCGTGGTGCGCATGGACGGCTCCCAGGTGGAGGAGGGCAAGAAGCTGCTGGTTGAATCGGGGTTGAATGTCCAGTGCGTCGATTTTCTGGGAGACGGCGCCGCCGCCATCGTGCAGATGCTGGCGGAAGCCCGGCCGGAAAACGCCTGA
- the fsa gene encoding fructose-6-phosphate aldolase: MKFFIDTADVEEIRQAHDLGLVDGVTTNPSLIAKSGRDFREVITEIVSIVDGPISAEVIALDADGMLREGRELAKIHPNIVIKVPLTEEGLKATRIFTAEGIKTNVTLAFSPLQALLAAKAGATFVSPFVGRLDDVGHDGMEGVDQIKTIYDNYGFDTEIIVASVRSPLHVLNAALIGADICTIPFAVIRQLVKHPLTDVGIEKFLADWQKMQK, encoded by the coding sequence ATGAAGTTTTTCATCGACACCGCTGACGTGGAAGAGATTCGCCAGGCCCATGATCTGGGTCTGGTGGACGGCGTCACCACCAACCCGTCTCTCATTGCCAAGAGCGGCCGCGACTTCCGGGAGGTCATCACCGAGATCGTCTCCATCGTCGATGGCCCCATCTCGGCCGAGGTCATCGCTCTTGACGCCGACGGCATGCTCCGCGAAGGGCGCGAGCTGGCCAAAATTCATCCCAACATTGTCATCAAGGTCCCCCTGACGGAAGAGGGGCTCAAGGCCACGCGGATTTTTACGGCGGAAGGAATCAAGACCAACGTCACCCTCGCTTTCTCCCCCCTGCAGGCCCTGCTGGCCGCCAAGGCGGGCGCCACCTTCGTCTCCCCCTTTGTCGGCCGGCTCGACGACGTCGGTCACGACGGCATGGAAGGGGTCGACCAGATCAAGACCATCTACGACAATTACGGCTTTGATACCGAGATCATCGTCGCTTCGGTGCGCAGCCCGCTGCATGTGCTCAATGCCGCCCTGATCGGCGCCGATATCTGCACCATCCCCTTTGCCGTCATCCGGCAGCTCGTCAAGCACCCGCTCACCGATGTCGGCATCGAAAAGTTTTTGGCGGACTGGCAGAAAATGCAGAAATAA